A segment of the Corylus avellana chromosome ca2, CavTom2PMs-1.0 genome:
CCTTTCcaataaaagaaagattttattAAATCACttctctaaaaaataaaaaaaaattaggtcgATAAGAAAGAGTGAatcttatttattaaattaagcaAAAACTACGTTTATTCCCTCTAACTACCatcatttttgcaatgcacACAACGTTTCATTTTTTACAATGTTCTCTCCAATCTTCCATTGGAATTTCGATGTTTACCTTGCACGtccaaaatgataaaaatactctAAGATAggaaatatatatttgaaaaaattgaaaatttttcaaaaaatcaaaatgggaAAATGCATaaatttaggggaaaaaaaaatctgaaaaagttaagaattttttgctttttcgttttttaattattctatcTGAAGGTAATGTTGTCATTTCGAGCATGGATACGAGACATTGCAACCTAAATGGTAGGTTGTGGAGGACATTACAAACAGAGTGATAGCTAGATAGAGTAAAtgtagttttttatttaattaatattttgatattctTCTTTACATTTTGGCACAAACCTTCTGCACGTAAGACATTTAACTGAAATAAAAAAGTAAgtattcgaactagtgacctccgcttcattaagcgtggtcacAGCCGATTGATCTACCTAATACTTCGATGTGATATTATGTCATTAAtgtcaaaaatttaaattaataaaaaaatatattttgatattttaactaaaaaaatgagaaaaatctGAATGACGTGTGGGTCATCATCAATCAATAATCTAAAACTTTACACTAATATTATAAGAAAAGACATTACAGGTAATATACACCCATGTTTGAGAGATCTGTTGGGCCCATCAAAATATGAGATGATGAGGACCCCACCACACCCTCTTGAGAGAAAATTCCCTCTgcatctttttatttaatttaatttaatttatttatgaaaaagaaaaacaccgTGGGCTCCACAACACTTGCATGGGAGTTGGATACGCCGTGTTTCGGGTGACGTGGCTTTCCAAACAAGAATACTACTTGCGTGACTTGTAGTTGTTGGagtcttctatttttcttaattatttttcttttctttttcctttcctttttttttttaattaaattaaaaaaaaaaaaaaaaaaaaaactcctagaAGGACCCACACAAAAGCCATTTATCTATCTGGAGCAGTTGGCCATAGGAGGAGGACCTCCCTCTGTCTCTCACATAGATTCAACCCATAGTTGACTGCCAAGGGTCACCAACCCATTTCCTGgaagatttctttctttctctccatgcCCTCTAAGGAAACCAAAAgcttaaattcaataaaataaccCTAGTTATTAAACCGTTATAATTTGataatatgattaaaatttataaaaaaaaaaaaaaacaattaataatatatactttaaaaaaaaattaaattaaagacTGCAACTCTACACATGAACAAAAACAGAGGAGAGGCAGAGTAGTTGAAGACAACTCTACAAGACTGCAACTTTCGTCTCCGCCCATTTCTCATGCTCTAACAAGCCCTACAAtccattctcttccaacctcaTTACTCCAAAATATGCTCAAACTTCTCAACAAGAACCTCCGTCGCCTCTGCTACCGCCTCCGCTGGCCCATTCGCCACCACTCTAAGCCCAAAATTCTCGTCAAACGGTTCGGGAAAACTAACTCCAAAGCTCAGTTTGATGCGAAAAACGAACCGAGCCTTAATGGGTCGGCTGTGGTTCACCCGAATGGGGATTTGGGTGATCTAAAGACAGAGAAACCGATAAGGATAGCGACTTTCAATGCTGCCCTGTTCTCCATGGCATCCGCAGTTCCGGAGGCCGAGAAGACGGCGAGTTTTGGCAACGAAAATGGAGATATATTGAAGGCGGTGCGGTCTATGGACATAAAATTACGAACAAAGTCTGCAAATGATCGTCCGAAAAGTATTTTAAAGCAATCTCCCTTGCATCCCAGTACCATTTCCATGAATGGTAAGGACAATCTTTCTAAGCAACAAAAGTTCGAGAAATCGAAGTTACGGGTGTCGATAAATTTGCCTGATAACGAGATTTCTTTATTGAGGAGTAGACAATTGAGCTTTGATGAAAGGGAGGGTTCTTCTTCTGCTGCTGCTGCCGCCGCTTCAGCTAGTACAACAACTAGAATTTTGAGAGGAAAAGCTCCATTGAGATCCACTGCGAGCTTCTTTGCAAGTACGGTAAATGGTGGGGATGGTGAGGGGTATAGGAGTCGTAGGACTGTCCTTGAAGTGCTGAGAGAGTTGGATGCTGATATATTGGCTCTGCAAGATGTGAAGGCGGAGGAAGAGAAGGCCATGAAGCCTCTCTCTGATTTGGCTGGTGCTTTGGGGATGAATTATGTGTTTGCTGAGAGCTGGGCGCCGGAGTACGGCAACGCCATCTTGTCGCGGTGGCCGATTAAGCGGTGGAAAGTTCAGAAGATCTATGATGATTCTGATTTCAGGTGAATATTTAGTTTCTTTCCCTATCTCATTGAATCCATTTTGGAATTTTAATCAGgtttcctctgttttttttttttttttttgtttctgtctCTGTTTTTCCATAGCATTGATTGCAATCTGtccaatatgaaaattaatgaTGCTGCCTTTTATTCCTAACAAATTAAAGCGGtgcatttaattaaaatgttctTCATTTAAGTGCTCATTCCCATGGTCCCAACCTTTGCAAGAAAACTTGACAAGATtagtacttttttaaaaaaatctaaagctACCAATTATTCTGAACTTTTTCCTTATGAAATAACTCCAAAACTGTTTTGGTAACTTTTCAGAGTCAAAAAGTTTATCTTACAAAGGTATTTATTTCTGAAAATTATGCCATTATAATGttgataagaagaagaagaagaagaagaagactgaTAATTGAAGGTGTGGTTTGTTAATGATGATTGATCTTTAATGTATGTAGACAGATCTGACACATTGGTGGTTCTGTCCGAATCCCAGTTACAGCTGTATGCAGTGATGCAGGATAGGAATTTTCGATATTTATCAGTTTTTCTATATTATCATCTGGGTTGTTTCGATTGTTCCAGATCACTGTGGCAATATCTTGAATTATTGCCAATATTTAGTAAAGGGATCAGGGATGGAACGATGAACCTTTGTTGGATAATCCATAGAATTTCTGATTGATAGAAAGCTGAACCTGCAGCATTCTAGAGTTTCCTTTTTCCGAGAAATGTACTGTTTTTTTGACAATTCCCCTGAATTTGTTCAAATCATTTCCAGTGTTTTCCCAGCTAAAAGAAATGCCATAGAAtggtaaaattttgaagattttcattttgttttggttgcttCAGGCTTCAGCATTTCCTCTAGGCTCTATCTATTATGATTGTCAACATCACTGAAAAGTCTAGGAGCCCAACTCCTTGGCTCCTTTCCAGccttaaaatttgtttgttttgagagaaaatgaagtATCACAGttacaataataaaatatccaGGTTAGGTAAGATGTGCATTGGTAAAACTGCAATGCAGGTTTGCTATGCTATTAAATTATTAGCATGATTGAGAAGTACGAGGGCGACTCATCCTCTTATTCCTTTAAAATGTAGCATTCATggaggatttttatttatttatttattattatttggtaaaagcattaatacagaaagaaagaaatttgtcTTCACTATATGGAATTCGTTATCAATGTCATAAATTTagtctttattttttggaaGGTGTCATTCATCAGTTTTTACTTCTgctaaaaacataaattatatttggAGACCCTTTAATCTTCTTTCTGTTAGCAGTTGGCAGTGGCATGGCCTTGTTCTTGATTCTTGAGATCCCCAATatacaataaaattaataataataacatcaacaacaacaaagaaagaaagaaaagattatcTAAAAGAGAATTgaacaaacaacaacaataaacaGGAAAAATTACATTGTGTGACtccctttttgtgttttttggtgACAGGAATGTTCTAAAGGCCACCATTGATGTACCCCACATGGGGGAAGTGAACTTCAACTGCACCCACCTTGATCATCTTGATGAGAACTGGAGGATGAAGCAGATAAATGCAATGATTCAGTCTAGTGATGAACCTCACATTTTAGCTGGAGGTCTCAATTCTCTTGATGAAACAGATTACTCACAAGAAAGATGGACTGACATTGTAAATGTAAATTGGAAAAACCTCActgatactatatatatatatatatatatatattacattcaTCTGATCAATGGATTTATGTGTTGCAGTACTATGAAGAGATGGGAAAGCCAACACCAAAGGTGGAAGTGATGAGATTTTTGAAGAGCAAACAGTATACAGATGGCAAGGACTTTGCAGGAGAATGCGAATCAGTAGTCATGATTGCCAAAGGCCAAAGTAATACAAAATCTATCACCTGCCTCTTTGCCCCTTTTGTctaaatttttagagaaatgctatttatgTATACGACTAGAATaacgtgacagtgaaaattagtCATTTGGTTTTATCTTAGTTGTATGGCAGTCGTATTACAAAACATTCTGAATGCATTTGATATGCAGGTGTGCAGGGAACATGCAAGTACGGAACTCGGGTGGACTATGTATTGGTATCCCCAAATTCACCTTACAAGTTTGTTCCTGGATCATATTCAGTCTTTTCATCCAAAGGGACTTCTGATCATCACATAGTGAAAGTTGATGTCGTGAAAGTAATCACCACAGCTGAAGAACATGTCACTAGAAAGAGGCGACAACCAAAGCAGCAAGTTGTAAAGATAACAACAAAAACTTCTCCATCGAAAGGTATATGGAAGAAGAACACATTGACAGAGAGAAACAGttaaattctttttgtttttttctcagtttttgAGGAACACTTTCTTCTGCTATGAATTGTAAATCATTTAACACTGTTTTTACTCGTTTTGGTAGATACAATACAAGGATAGAGATGacattttataatatttactAGGCGCTTACGTCTGCTCTGCAGGCGGCCACTCTTTTACGTTAATGGATGTCATCTTTGCAAGTTAATTTCATGCTAATCTCAGttaatttgatttgtttaataatGGTTTAGATTTGTTAATGTAACTTCTCCCCCCCTCTCTTTGACTTTTTGTGTGTGTTGGGGGGAACCCTTTCAAGGATATATGCTTAGAGTGCACTCAAAATTAATAGCAAgacaaaaaaattagtaaaatatGGCCTCGTTAACAGAAGAAAATCCTCTTGTTAATTCACTTTGTTAATTCCAaatagggcttcaatctagtcgAGTATTACTTGTTCGAACTAGCTCGAGATTCAAATAGTTGTTTGAACTTGGCTTGTCTAAAATTAGCCGACTTTTAACTCGGCTTGAGTTCAACTCCAAGAAACCGAAAGAGTCAAACTCGAGCAGCAAGGTAAACAAATTATTGCCTCTCAGGCCTTGACTGATTCTACCATAGTGTGTTTTACCTCAATCTCAAAGGCTTAGGAAAGGTTGAGGTCCTATCATACATCTATATTACCATATTAACATGCACATGTACATAAATGAGTTTGAATCAATCGAGTTGAATTTATATGGATTTTGTTTACAAGCCATTGTTGTTGAGTTGAGTCAAATCTATGCGATTTCGGCTCGTCTAATAATGGAACCAGTATTAGTATTCAAACttgattcatttattaaatgaaccaAGTTCAAGTcaaatttaataaactattcatttattaaattaaacacAATTACACATTGAGAATTGAAGCAAATATTTCTCTCTTAAGTGAGGAGGTTGTTTCTCACAGAACTTTGGGCCATTGTTGTAATTCTCGCATATCATGATCTGCCTGTCTCTGTAGCCCATGGGAGTAGGCCCAGCTCTGTCTCTATGAACCGAAAAGAAAAATTCCAATGCTCATAGGTCCACGATACTGTAAACTTTCCTCCACTCAATGTGCCAGCAAGGACCCCATAATTCTCTCTCCATTCTTTCTCTGACATTTTTAGATACCAAAAGTACCCTTTAACTCCATCAATGATGGATCATATCGGAGCCTCGTCGGAGATACTTGTAAGAATGAATTCTCTGAAAAATGTTTATCGAGCAGAATGAAGAAGTATGaggtattttcttttctttgtatatCGACATTGTACGGAGCTATTCGGGTGCTACAGAACAGAGGTGACTTTATCATTGAAAATAATGGGAAAAATTATTCGTCgttgaaataatattttgattgagCCAAGTCTCCCACCGCCAAAACCTGTGTGCGGACTTTAACGACAGACATGAACAGGAGTGCAAATGTGCAATTACCAAAATGACCGCCTAAAACTACAAACACTTTCACCAAGCTAGGGGCAATTTATGTGAGATCCCATTTTCGTATACTACAAGAACAACTCCGATTTCCCCGCGTTAACGGCGAGCCACGCGCCGCTTGCTAACCTGCGCCCGTGAGCGGACGATTTTGCCCAACGCACCCCGAGGAGATGACAGACGAGGAGATCATGAAGATGCTGGAGGGTCCCACGGGCGACGCCACGCGTCACCAGCACGAGACTCTCCGGTCCATCCTCGAACGCCAGGGCGCCGTACGCTATCTTCGGCCCTACCTACAAGGCTTCAATGCGCCGGTCGACGCAGCCACCTTCCGTCGCGCCGTGCCGTTGTCTTCCTACGATGACTACGTTGACAATATCAACTCCATGGCTAACGGTCTCGTTGACCATGATCAGCCTCTCCTCTCCGTTGATCCTCTGCTCTGTTTCTTCTACAGGTGCTCCGTTCTCGTCCCCTCAGACAGTCATCGAGTTTGATTCCCTAAACTCgacgatttttatttttattttttccatatcTTTGATTCATCTGATAATTTATCTGGGAAATTCGATTTATTGATCCTTGTTAAACATTATGacctaaaaatttaattttgatgccgttttgtatttatcttttttggGTGATTTGGATTTTCTGAAGGCCATATTTCacatcaaattttgaaactaCTGAGACTTGCTATGAtgttgattttaaatttgatccAATGAAGAACTTAATTGGAAGGTTTGTAATTGATCACTAATATTGGGTGGTATTCTGATAATTGTAACTTTTGGATAACAGCTCAGGGGCAACTACCATGAAGCCCAAACTGATCCCTTACTTTGATTCAAAGCTCTCAAAAGCTGCCTCTTTCATAGCTCATAAGGGCAGCAACGCTATTCTTCAAAGGTAACTTGTTAAAGTTCGTTGTATCTTATAACTAAATGTGCTCGTTCAAtatagtttttactttttatatagGATTTAGGGTTTCTATATAGATTTATATAACAAGTGAATGTGAATTTTCATATAGGTTATTTCCTCCTAGGACCTCACTGAATAAGATCCTATGGTTTCTGTACGCCGATAATATTACGACTACCAAAGGTGGTTTTAAGGTTATGGCTGCTTCTTCATTTCCTTTGCAGAACAGTAGCTCGAATTGGTCTCAGTTTCAAGCTTCTTCTAGTCCCCGGGAAGTCATTCTTGGATCAAATGTGGAGCACCAGATGTACTGCCACCTTCTTTGTGGCCTTAGGAACTCTGATTTTATTGATGCTATTCGAGTCCCGTATGCAATAGGCTTGATCAAAGTGTTTGGTATTTTAGAGTCCAAGTGGAAGCAGCTATGCGATGATCTTGAATGTGGGGTTCTGAGTTCAGAGATTTCTGATGTTGTAATGAGAGATTCTGTTGCTGAAGTTCTTGGCGGGCCTCAACCAGAACTGTCAACTAGAATTCGGTCAATTTGTGAGGAGAAGAATTGGGGTGGAATAGTGTGTAAATTGTGGCCTAATGTGCGGTACATTAGGTGTGTTATCACAGGGAGCATGAAGCAGTATTATCCTAAGCTTAAGCATTATGCAGGGGAAGTACCTGTGTTGGGTGGAGACTACTTTGCTTCAGAGTGCTGTGTGGGTATCAACTTGGATATCATGCAGCCTCCAGAGACGACCCGATTCGTTTTGCTTCCGACTGCAGCATATTTTGAGTTTCTTCCATTTGGTTTGGATCATGAGACAAATGTTGTTGGTGAAGAAACAGTGGACATTTCTGGTGTAGAGGTAGGGAAGATGTATGAAGTGGTTGTGACTACTTATAGAGGATTTTATCGATACCGGTTAGGTGATATTGTGAGAGTCGTTGGTTTCTATAATTCA
Coding sequences within it:
- the LOC132172345 gene encoding uncharacterized protein LOC132172345 → MLKLLNKNLRRLCYRLRWPIRHHSKPKILVKRFGKTNSKAQFDAKNEPSLNGSAVVHPNGDLGDLKTEKPIRIATFNAALFSMASAVPEAEKTASFGNENGDILKAVRSMDIKLRTKSANDRPKSILKQSPLHPSTISMNGKDNLSKQQKFEKSKLRVSINLPDNEISLLRSRQLSFDEREGSSSAAAAAASASTTTRILRGKAPLRSTASFFASTVNGGDGEGYRSRRTVLEVLRELDADILALQDVKAEEEKAMKPLSDLAGALGMNYVFAESWAPEYGNAILSRWPIKRWKVQKIYDDSDFRNVLKATIDVPHMGEVNFNCTHLDHLDENWRMKQINAMIQSSDEPHILAGGLNSLDETDYSQERWTDIVNYYEEMGKPTPKVEVMRFLKSKQYTDGKDFAGECESVVMIAKGQSVQGTCKYGTRVDYVLVSPNSPYKFVPGSYSVFSSKGTSDHHIVKVDVVKVITTAEEHVTRKRRQPKQQVVKITTKTSPSKGIWKKNTLTERNS
- the LOC132171205 gene encoding probable indole-3-acetic acid-amido synthetase GH3.6, which encodes MTDEEIMKMLEGPTGDATRHQHETLRSILERQGAVRYLRPYLQGFNAPVDAATFRRAVPLSSYDDYVDNINSMANGLVDHDQPLLSVDPLLCFFYSSGATTMKPKLIPYFDSKLSKAASFIAHKGSNAILQRLFPPRTSLNKILWFLYADNITTTKGGFKVMAASSFPLQNSSSNWSQFQASSSPREVILGSNVEHQMYCHLLCGLRNSDFIDAIRVPYAIGLIKVFGILESKWKQLCDDLECGVLSSEISDVVMRDSVAEVLGGPQPELSTRIRSICEEKNWGGIVCKLWPNVRYIRCVITGSMKQYYPKLKHYAGEVPVLGGDYFASECCVGINLDIMQPPETTRFVLLPTAAYFEFLPFGLDHETNVVGEETVDISGVEVGKMYEVVVTTYRGFYRYRLGDIVRVVGFYNSSPQVEFVMRAPKNTSEIVTEKDLMSAMESFQIVLRNAMEAEITEFASFLDLTLSPKELKIYIEVREGCMLLQEGKFEESAVILKRCGSSIEDSLGGIYMVQRKRGEMGPLAVSIVKPGSFDGLLRLAIENGTPASQYKPPKIIRNRQIVDFLERCILVTLSLDG